The Streptomyces sp. CC0208 genome window below encodes:
- a CDS encoding ATP-grasp domain-containing protein: protein MHSRVRVWLNRTYAENVFFMDQLRRNPSDRAVEIHATHGDADSPVLAAADTAELEPEGLSPAAYVEFALDQCQKRGIDVFVPRLHQAAIVAHRADFAALGTALLAPPPEAVAVFHDKVIAYEAVKAVGVPVPPWWRVRTADELVAAVEELEADGHKACFKPASGAGGVGFRMITRAPFSLAQLNGFPSPYVSLDTVVEALSQADEPVDWLVMPRLEQPEVSVDTLTGPDNRVRLAIGRTKNGRRRGFTQHEQWLEPARLIAEGFGLHYLSNIQFRMLGDRPVLMDVNTRPAGGLHQLSLCGVNVPWAAVQLALGEDTGVIEPPFLGQDYTVVSGPRQLRPVSIPAQRAEVPEPLPAVPAPAAAEAVVVEAAGQVLPL from the coding sequence ATGCACTCTCGCGTACGCGTCTGGCTCAACCGCACGTACGCGGAGAACGTGTTCTTCATGGATCAGCTGCGGCGAAATCCCAGCGACAGAGCCGTCGAGATCCATGCGACGCACGGTGACGCCGACTCGCCCGTGCTGGCCGCCGCCGACACCGCCGAGCTGGAGCCGGAGGGGCTGTCCCCAGCCGCCTACGTCGAGTTCGCCCTCGACCAGTGCCAGAAGCGGGGCATCGACGTGTTCGTGCCCCGGCTGCACCAGGCGGCGATCGTCGCCCACCGCGCCGACTTCGCCGCGCTCGGAACGGCGCTGCTCGCGCCGCCGCCGGAGGCCGTCGCCGTCTTCCACGACAAGGTGATCGCCTATGAGGCGGTCAAGGCGGTCGGTGTGCCGGTGCCGCCGTGGTGGCGGGTGCGGACCGCGGACGAGCTGGTCGCGGCCGTCGAGGAGCTGGAGGCCGACGGCCACAAGGCCTGCTTCAAGCCCGCGTCCGGTGCGGGCGGGGTGGGCTTCCGGATGATCACACGCGCACCCTTCTCGCTCGCGCAGCTCAACGGGTTCCCCAGCCCCTACGTCTCGCTCGACACGGTCGTCGAGGCCCTCTCACAGGCCGACGAGCCGGTGGACTGGCTGGTCATGCCGCGCCTGGAGCAGCCGGAGGTCTCGGTGGACACGCTCACCGGACCCGACAACCGGGTGCGGCTCGCGATCGGCCGCACCAAGAACGGACGGCGTCGCGGGTTCACGCAGCACGAGCAGTGGCTGGAGCCGGCGCGGCTGATCGCGGAGGGGTTCGGGCTGCACTACCTGTCCAACATCCAGTTCCGGATGCTGGGCGACCGGCCGGTGCTGATGGACGTGAACACGCGTCCGGCGGGCGGTCTGCACCAGCTGTCGTTGTGCGGGGTCAACGTGCCCTGGGCCGCTGTGCAGTTGGCGCTGGGTGAGGACACCGGGGTGATCGAGCCGCCGTTCCTGGGACAGGACTACACGGTGGTGTCGGGGCCGAGGCAGTTGCGGCCGGTGTCGATTCCGGCTCAGCGGGCCGAGGTACCGGAACCGTTGCCCGCCGTGCCGGCGCCTGCGGCCGCCGAGGCGGTTGTCGTCGAGGCAGCGGGGCAGGTGCTGCCGCTTTAG
- a CDS encoding IS5 family transposase (programmed frameshift) has protein sequence MTAALVERLAPEDLWELFQRVVPPAPERPQGGGHRRRGDREVLAAIIFVATSGCTWNQLPPGFGLSGVTAFRRFTEWTEARVWAKLHRLVLDELGSRGGLDWSRCAIDSVSVRALKGQLTGPNPTDRGKKGSKIHLIVDRRGLPLSIGISAANLHDSQALIPLVRGIPPIRSRRGPRRRRPGKLHGDKGYDYRHLRRWLASRGIRHRLARKGIESSQRLGRHRWVVERTVSWLSGCRRLHRRYERKPEHFLAFTAIAATLICHRRLTN, from the exons ATGACTGCTGCGCTTGTCGAACGGTTGGCGCCGGAGGACCTGTGGGAGTTGTTCCAGCGGGTGGTCCCGCCGGCCCCGGAACGCCCGCAGGGTGGAGGGCATCGGCGGCGAGGGGACCGTGAAGTGCTGGCCGCGATCATCTTCGTGGCCACCTCGGGCTGCACCTGGAACCAACTGCCGCCGGGCTTCGGCCTGTCGGGCGTGACCGCCTTTCGCCGGTTCACCGAGTGGACCGAGGCCAGGGTGTGGGCCAAGCTCCACCGGCTGGTCCTGGACGAACTTGGTTCCCGCGGCGGACTGGACTGGTCGCGGTGCGCGATCGACTCCGTCAGCGTCCGGGCCCTCAAA GGGCAGCTGACGGGACCGAATCCGACCGACCGCGGCAAGAAGGGTTCGAAAATCCACCTGATCGTGGACCGCCGTGGTCTGCCTCTGTCGATCGGCATCTCCGCGGCGAACCTCCACGACAGCCAGGCACTGATACCGCTGGTCCGCGGCATCCCGCCGATCCGTTCACGTCGCGGTCCCCGCCGCCGACGGCCCGGCAAGCTGCACGGGGACAAGGGCTACGACTACCGCCACCTGCGACGATGGCTGGCGTCCCGTGGCATCCGGCACCGCCTGGCCCGTAAAGGCATCGAGTCATCCCAACGCCTGGGCCGGCACCGCTGGGTCGTGGAGCGGACCGTGTCCTGGCTGTCCGGCTGCCGACGCCTGCACCGCCGCTACGAGCGCAAGCCTGAACACTTCCTCGCCTTCACCGCCATCGCCGCGACACTCATATGTCACCGCCGACTCACCAACTGA
- a CDS encoding metallophosphoesterase, with protein MTSTAGGTAQLLAVSDLHIGYPENRSLVERMRPGTDEDWLLVAGDVAETVADVHWALETLAGRFRQVVWAPGNHELWTHPKDTVTLRGVARYEHLVEMCRELGVLTPEDPYPIWDGPGGPVAVAPLFLLYDYSFLPAGCATKEQGLEYAHGTGIVCNDEFLLHPDPYPSREAWCRARVAETERRLAALPDDLPTVLVNHYPLDRHPMDVLWYPEFAMWCGTALTADWHRRFRVETMVYGHLHIPRTTWHEGVRFEEVSVGYPREWRKRTEPPGRLRRIVPREVGAL; from the coding sequence GTGACGTCTACGGCCGGTGGGACGGCACAGCTTCTGGCCGTCAGCGACCTGCACATCGGCTATCCGGAGAACCGCTCGCTCGTCGAGCGGATGCGCCCCGGCACCGACGAGGACTGGCTCCTGGTGGCCGGTGACGTCGCCGAGACCGTCGCCGACGTCCACTGGGCCCTCGAGACCCTCGCCGGCCGCTTCCGCCAGGTCGTCTGGGCCCCCGGCAACCACGAACTGTGGACCCACCCGAAGGACACCGTCACCCTGCGCGGGGTCGCCCGCTACGAGCACCTCGTCGAGATGTGCCGGGAGCTCGGCGTGCTCACCCCGGAGGACCCCTACCCGATCTGGGACGGCCCCGGCGGCCCCGTCGCCGTCGCCCCGCTGTTCCTGCTGTACGACTACTCCTTCCTGCCCGCCGGCTGCGCCACCAAGGAGCAGGGCCTGGAGTACGCGCACGGCACCGGCATCGTCTGCAACGACGAGTTCCTGCTGCACCCCGACCCCTATCCGTCCCGCGAGGCCTGGTGCCGGGCCCGGGTCGCCGAGACCGAGCGCAGACTCGCCGCGCTCCCCGACGACCTGCCCACCGTGCTGGTCAACCACTACCCGCTGGACCGGCACCCCATGGACGTCCTGTGGTACCCCGAGTTCGCCATGTGGTGCGGCACCGCGCTGACCGCCGACTGGCACCGCAGGTTCCGCGTCGAGACCATGGTCTACGGCCATCTGCACATCCCGCGGACCACCTGGCACGAGGGTGTCCGCTTCGAGGAGGTGTCGGTGGGTTATCCGCGGGAGTGGCGCAAGCGGACGGAGCCGCCCGGCCGGCTGCGCCGGATCGTGCCCAGGGAGGTCGGCGCGCTGTGA
- a CDS encoding 4'-phosphopantetheinyl transferase superfamily protein, whose translation MIEELLPDSVVAVEVHGHDEPGNTALYPEEAALVALAVPKRRHEFAVVRACARRAMEKLGVPPQPVLSGERGAPRWPAGLTGSMTHCDGYCAAALVRSADLASLGIDAEPHGPLPEGVLESVSLPGERVRLRELARTYPDVHWDRLLFSAKESVYKAWFPLTGTWLDFSEADIDILVAPGRPVSGTLRAELLVPGPLVGGERRGVLEGRWTVRDGLVATSVTVPHA comes from the coding sequence GTGATCGAGGAACTCCTGCCGGACTCGGTGGTGGCGGTCGAGGTCCACGGCCACGACGAGCCGGGGAACACCGCGCTGTACCCCGAGGAGGCCGCGCTCGTCGCGCTCGCCGTCCCCAAACGCCGCCACGAGTTCGCCGTCGTGCGGGCCTGCGCCCGCCGGGCGATGGAGAAGCTCGGTGTGCCGCCGCAGCCGGTCCTGTCCGGAGAACGCGGCGCCCCGCGGTGGCCGGCCGGACTCACCGGCAGCATGACCCACTGCGACGGCTACTGCGCCGCCGCCCTGGTCCGCTCCGCCGACCTGGCCTCCCTCGGGATCGACGCCGAACCCCACGGGCCACTCCCGGAGGGCGTGCTGGAGAGCGTCTCGCTGCCGGGGGAGCGGGTCAGGCTGCGGGAACTCGCCAGAACGTATCCCGACGTCCACTGGGACCGGCTGCTGTTCAGCGCCAAGGAGTCCGTCTACAAGGCGTGGTTCCCGCTCACCGGGACGTGGCTGGACTTCTCCGAGGCCGACATCGACATCCTGGTCGCCCCCGGACGGCCCGTCAGCGGCACGCTGCGCGCCGAACTCCTCGTCCCCGGCCCGCTGGTGGGCGGCGAGCGGCGCGGCGTCCTCGAGGGCCGCTGGACGGTCCGGGACGGCCTGGTGGCCACCTCGGTGACCGTGCCGCACGCCTGA